Proteins co-encoded in one Oreochromis aureus strain Israel breed Guangdong linkage group 3, ZZ_aureus, whole genome shotgun sequence genomic window:
- the LOC116336133 gene encoding cell surface A33 antigen-like, whose protein sequence is MSAVTASLCSTLLIVGVFVFVSADQKIITAASGQNVTLTCRAPNSNNIIVVEWSRADLETEYVLLYRNKKLDPENQHPSFKNRVDLQDRQMKDGDVSLILNNVTTADNGTYECRIFMRERQRRKRAHLKTDPISSIYLSVVPPGQTGGGTEDGSVGLKVGLIVPAVVAVVIGVAALVVAVVGFVIYKNRKKQQSQGSYI, encoded by the exons ATGTCTGCTGTAACTGCGTCGCTCTGCTCGACTTTGCTGATTGTCGGTGTCTtcgtgtttgtctctgcag ATcagaaaatcatcacagctgcatctggacagaacgtcactctgacatgtcgagctccaaacagcaacaacatcatagttgtagagtggagcagagctgacctggagACAGAATATGTGCTTTTGTACAGAAATAAGAAGTTGGATCCAgaaaaccagcatccatcttttaagaaccgggtggatctgcaggacagacagatgaaggatggagacgtgtctttgattctgaacaaTGTGACGACTGCTGATAATGGAACATATGAGTGTCGCATCTTTATGAGAGAAAGACAACGCAGGAAGAGAGCTCATCTGAAGACCGACCCCATCAGCAGCATCTACCTGAgtgttgttcctccag gtcagacaggaggaggcacagaggatggatctgttggactgaAAGTTGGTCTAATTGTTCCTGCTGTGGTGGCTGTTGTTATTGGTGTTGCTGctcttgttgttgctgttgttggtttTGTGATCTACAAAAACCGTAAAAAACAACAGAGTCAGGGTTCGTACATATGA